ATACTGCTTTAGGCGAGAAATTAATTAGTGCCAAAATCCCCAAAAACTCTACGGCGGCGCAACGAGCGCGGGCGGCGGCTTTGGCCAAAAATTTAGCTCGGGCGGCAGTTGATTATGATTTTGATTTTAAACATCAGAAGGGGCCGGGCTCGGCGGAGTGGACCTGTGTTGGTTTGGCGGAAAAAGTTTATGAAAGCGCTAATACTAGTAATCCTGCTGATTTAACGACCCTGGTTTATGACTCCCAAGATTATGCGGTTGATATTACTCCGGACGGCTTTGATAAGGTTAGTGTTTATAATCAAGGGGGTGATTGTTTTTCCGAAACTAAAGAGTTTTCTAAAATTGCTCGCAAAACAGAGCTCACTTTGCCGTTGCCGGAAAAAATTGGTTATGATTTTGGCTTGGAAAAAGGCGGCGATCGCTTTATTTTTTTTCCGCAAACTCAAGAAAGGCAAAATTCTTTAATATCCGTACCAGTTGATATTGATTTAGATTCCGAGTTTAAAGCTGATCCGGTGCGCGGGCGAATTCCCGTGATAAAGGTAGCTCTTAAATGGAGCTTAATTAACAATCCGGTTTCTACGGTTAAACAAATTGCTTATCAGGCGACTAATATTGCTCAGAAAATAAAAGATTTTATTTCTCCCACTGATGATAATTTAGTTTATCTTGAAGAAGAAGAGATAGAGTCACCTCCGTCTAAAAAAGTTAGCAGTGTCAAAGAGCCGGCCTCGACAGCGGTGGTTAAAACTGTCCCCAAAACTAGCGCCCCGGCTCCAACTAAAGTCGTGCCGGCCCCGGCCCCAGTAACTAATCTGCCGGCAAAAACGACGCCTATCCCAATCTCAAAAACTGAGGCGAAAACAGAACCAATTAAAGTTTCGGCGCCGGTTCCTAAAAAAGAAACCCCAGCGTCTAAGGCGGAAAGTGATCGGCCTGCCACCACCGTTTTGCCTAGTACTGCCCCGGCGCCACCACCGATTGAATATGTGCCAATTAAAATCGCCACTCCCAAAGGATCAGTAACCAATCAATTAAAAAAGCTGGCCTCAGAAGAGGCAAAAACCGAAACTAATAAAAATACTGTTCCTGTTAATACCGAGACGGAAGAAGAGTTAGTCTCCGCGCCTCAGGCCCTAATCTCTAAAGTTTATAGTAATGGCACCGATGATTGGTTGGAGATTGTTAACGCCTCAGACGAGGACTTAGATTTAGTAGTGCACGACTATCGTTTAGTTAAAGTAAAAGGGGGCAGTCCGGTTTTAATTATGGATTTTGGCAACGAAAATCACGGCACTTATCCTGGCGGGACGGTCATTGCGCCGCACAGTAGTTATTTAGTGGTCCGCTCTTCGGCAGCGGAAAACGTCAAAGCTTTAGCGGACGCTATCTCTACTCGTGATAATTTTTCTTGGACCGAGGATGGCTACACCTTATATCTCGGTACCGGCGCTATTTCCTCTGATGAGGATGTTGATATTGTTGATCGCCTGGGTTATGGCGAAGCCTTATATTATTCGGGTGCGCCCGCGCCCGCGCTCGTTCCTGGCTACGCACTCGAGCGGAAGGCGACCGCCAGTTCAACAGTAGAATCTTTGTCCTCTGGTGGCCTGGAGGAATTATGGGCGCGCCTATATGATAGTCGAGATAATAGTCGCGATTTTTTATTGATTCCTTATGATTATGAATTAATTAAAGCCAACGAAGAAAAGAATAATCCTCCAGAGGCTGATGAAGAAGATAAAGAAGAGACGGAGACGGAGGTTATTCCTCCGGAATTAATTGATACCGCTGAAGGCCTGTTTGTTAATCCGGCGAGTTTGGAGTCGGAAGCCTTGACCCAGTTATGGCATTTTGATGAATGTTTTGGTGCCGAGCACCGTAATGCGCTAGCTGCGGTCAGTGATTATCCGCAGGAGTTAGTGGCGGCGGATTTGTGGGGTATTGGCAAGTGGGGGTGTGCTCTTAAATTAGATTTAGAAAATCGCGGCCTAAAAAGCGATTTGCCGCCAGATTTTGATAGCAATAATTTTACCATTGCCTTTTACTACCGCAAAGATATTCATGGAAACTTTTTTATTGATTGGCGTTTAAATAATCGCCAGCCGGAGACACAACAATTTTCTCTTAACTTAAATGAGTACCGGAGCGAAGTTCACGGTTTTCCCGGACCCAATGGTTATTTTTTTGACATGGCCTGGCCGGCTGATGACAATTGGCACCAGGTGGCGTTAGTTGTTAATCAGGCGGCTGGCTATTGGGGGCTTTATCTTGACGGTGAAGAGAAGTATCTTTACGAAAACAGTTGGATCATTCCGGAGTTTACAGATTGGGAAATTGAATTAAGGCCGAATACGCCGGCCGTTTTAATTGATGAGTTAAGTCTCTGGTTGCGACCTTTATCACCAGCCGAATTAAAGGAGATTTTTGATTACAATTTACCCTTTAATCCTTACACCTGGCCCGATCCGCAACGGGCGCCGGAGCTCGAGCACTATTGGCGCTTTGATGAAAATAACGAGGAGGTTGCGAGAGATGAGATTGGTGGTGATGACCTAGCAGTGAAAGTGAGCGATTGGAATATGGAAGGCTTTATTGATAGCAGTTTAAAGGCAGTCGGTGATTTTTCCTGGAATATTACTGAAATGCCCTTAAAGGACAGTTCTTTCGCTTTTTGGTGGCGAAATACTTCTTACCCCAATGAAGGTCGCTTCAATCTTAAGTTGCGGGGCGACGATAAAGATATTTTTACTTTAATGCCGACAATTTATAACCCCAGTTTTTCTTTTAATGGTAGCGGCGGATTTTTAGGAGAATACGGCAAAGATTATTTTCCGAAGGATAAAAATTGGCATCATTTGGCGATTACCTATGATTCCTATCGTTATCGCTGGCGCTTTTTCTTTGATGGTGAGCTATGGAAAGAGCTGCCCGCCATGAAATTGAGGCCCGAGGCTGTCTTAGATCAGCTTGTTATTGATACCGAAAATTATCCCTCCGATATTGATGAGCTTAAAATTTGGAGTGGTGTCTTGAATAAAGAGGCAATTTTAGTGGAATATGAGAGTTATCGTGAGTATTTAAATTAAGCTATTTTTTGAGTAAGCGCTTATTTAAATAATGTTTGCCAACGCCAGATCGAGAGACGGTGGTGGCCGCCCCGACTATTTGTTAAAAATAGTCGGGGTTTGTATTTTTAACTTGATTTTTACCCCATTTTTTTGTAATCTATAAGTGTTATCTGGGGGGCAAGTAGATGATTGCTCGGTTCGCCGAGAGGAAAGTCCGGACTCCTTAAAGGGGCAGTGGATAACGTCCACCAGGGGTAACCCTAGGGAAAGTGCCACAGAGACAATACTAGTCCGCCCGTTGGCTTCGCCAGCCGGTGGATGAAAGGTGAAAAGAAAGAGGGTGTCGCAAGGCTACCTTTTTCGCTTAGCGGTGACGCTAAGATCGCGGTAAACCCTGCCTGGAGCAAGGACAAACTCTGTTGCTTTTTAAGTAGCAGAAGAAAAGTGGTCCGCTTGATCGGTTTGGCAACAAATCGGCTTAGATAAATAATCATCCTAGACAGAATCCGGCTTATCGCTTACCCCCAAAATAACTTTTTTAAAACTTTTTATGAAACACAAGCGTGCAGAATTATTTTTTACGACGGTTTTAGTACCTTTAGATTTCATTCTTATCTTTCTCGCCGGAATTTCCGCTTACTACCTTCGTTTTTCTGATTACTATCGTCAAGTGCGTCCGGTTATTTTTGATTTACCAATCAATGAATACTGGCCGGCCTTACTAGTAATTAGCGCCCTCATGATTCCGGTGATGTTTTTTTCTGGCGCTTATAGCTCAAAGCGCGACAAGCAGCCGGCTAAAGAGGTGGTGAGAGTGGTTACTGGCGCTTCCGTTGGCTTAGCGCTGGTAACTTTAATTATTTTCTTACAACGAGATTTATTTGATTCTCGTTTTATCGTTTTAGCGACTTGGGCCTTCGCGATTCTTTATTTGAGTATCGCTCACCCCTTAGTTAATTGGCTGCAGAAAAAAATGTATGCTCGGGGCATTGGTGTTAGCCAAGCCATTTTAGTAGGAAACAGCAAAACCGCTGATAATTTAATTGCGGAATTTTCCACCAATAAATACTCCGGTTATGAAGTTGTTAAGCGGTTACGTGATTTTTCTTTAGAAACCGCTCAGGAGTTAAGAGAATTTATTAAGGATCACGCGGTAGATGAGGTGATTCAAGCTGATCCTAATTTAAGTAAGGCCGAAACTTTAAGGCTTTATGATTTTGCTAACGAAAATCAACTCACTTTTAAGTATGTTGCCGATTTGTTAGAGATTAAAGTTTTACGTCATGAAGTCCAAGAAATTATTGGCATTCCCGTAGTAGAGGTGAAGAGAACAACCTTGGAAGGTTGGGGTCGAGTAGCGAAACGGATTATGGATTTAATTTTTTCTTCTCTATTAATCATTATTCTTTCACCGGTCTTTTTATTCACCGCCCTAGCAATTAAATTAGATTCTCGAGGGCCAGTTTTCTTTTCTCGTCGTGATGATGGTACGCCGGTGACCAGGGTCGGTGAAGGTGGTCGTCCGTTTCGTTATTTTAAATTCCGGTCCATGCGCGATAAGGTTGACAGTATGCGCTATAACGAGTTGGCCGATAGAAATGTCCGCAGTGACGGGCCGATGGTTAAAATTAAAGACGACCCGCGCGTTACCAAAGTCGGCAAATTTATTCGTCGCTTTTCCATTGATGAGTTGCCGGAATTATTTTTAGTTTTTGTCGGCAAGATGAGTCTGGCTGGCCCCCGACCGCATTTACCGGAAGAGGTGGCTAAATACCAACATCATCACAAAAAGACTTTAACGATTAAGCCGGGAATTACTGGCTTAGCGCAAGTGTCTGGACGCAGCGATTTATTGTTTGAGGAAGAGGTTAAGTTAGATGTTTACTACATTGAAAACTGGACCTTAATGTTAGATTTTGCCATTTTATTAAAAACGCCAGCCGCTGTTTTTAAAAAAAGACAAGCTGATTAATTTTATGAAAGTTGCTTTAGTTCATGATCATTTAGCTCAGACCGGCGGAGCGGAAAAAGTTTTAAAAGTTTTTGCCGATATTTTTCCCGAGGCCACTATCTACACGTTGCTGGCCGATAAAGTCAAGACTGATACTTATCTTGAAGGGCGCCGCATTGATACTTCTGTTATTCAAAAATTGCCCGGAGGGGTTAATCATTATAAATGGTACTTACCCTTAATGCCGATGGCGGTGGAATTTTTCGATTTAAGTGAATATGATTTAGTTATCTCTGATACTAGTTCTTTTGCTAAAGGCGTTATCACTTTGCCTGATGTACCTCATATTTGCTATTGCCACACTCCGACGCGCTATTTATGGAGCGATGCACATAGTTATTTAAATGAGCTCAAGTATAATAAATGGCTGAAAAAAATCATTGCCCGGGTGTTAGTAAAGTTGCGTCAGTGGGATTTTTTGGCGGCCAGTCGG
This window of the Candidatus Parcubacteria bacterium genome carries:
- a CDS encoding sugar transferase (Derived by automated computational analysis using gene prediction method: Protein Homology. GO_component: GO:0005886 - plasma membrane [Evidence IEA]; GO_function: GO:0016740 - transferase activity [Evidence IEA]) — encoded protein: MKHKRAELFFTTVLVPLDFILIFLAGISAYYLRFSDYYRQVRPVIFDLPINEYWPALLVISALMIPVMFFSGAYSSKRDKQPAKEVVRVVTGASVGLALVTLIIFLQRDLFDSRFIVLATWAFAILYLSIAHPLVNWLQKKMYARGIGVSQAILVGNSKTADNLIAEFSTNKYSGYEVVKRLRDFSLETAQELREFIKDHAVDEVIQADPNLSKAETLRLYDFANENQLTFKYVADLLEIKVLRHEVQEIIGIPVVEVKRTTLEGWGRVAKRIMDLIFSSLLIIILSPVFLFTALAIKLDSRGPVFFSRRDDGTPVTRVGEGGRPFRYFKFRSMRDKVDSMRYNELADRNVRSDGPMVKIKDDPRVTKVGKFIRRFSIDELPELFLVFVGKMSLAGPRPHLPEEVAKYQHHHKKTLTIKPGITGLAQVSGRSDLLFEEEVKLDVYYIENWTLMLDFAILLKTPAAVFKKRQAD
- a CDS encoding LamG-like jellyroll fold domain-containing protein (Derived by automated computational analysis using gene prediction method: Protein Homology.), whose translation is MKNLKIKILFFSLSLVWSLSATAAHALPVGTLLFRTSGGGLSYGYNTNILVITENGFPKHFYSGHTGIYVGQEDGVDYVVEMQPQGAIKIPANQFVNTALGEKLISAKIPKNSTAAQRARAAALAKNLARAAVDYDFDFKHQKGPGSAEWTCVGLAEKVYESANTSNPADLTTLVYDSQDYAVDITPDGFDKVSVYNQGGDCFSETKEFSKIARKTELTLPLPEKIGYDFGLEKGGDRFIFFPQTQERQNSLISVPVDIDLDSEFKADPVRGRIPVIKVALKWSLINNPVSTVKQIAYQATNIAQKIKDFISPTDDNLVYLEEEEIESPPSKKVSSVKEPASTAVVKTVPKTSAPAPTKVVPAPAPVTNLPAKTTPIPISKTEAKTEPIKVSAPVPKKETPASKAESDRPATTVLPSTAPAPPPIEYVPIKIATPKGSVTNQLKKLASEEAKTETNKNTVPVNTETEEELVSAPQALISKVYSNGTDDWLEIVNASDEDLDLVVHDYRLVKVKGGSPVLIMDFGNENHGTYPGGTVIAPHSSYLVVRSSAAENVKALADAISTRDNFSWTEDGYTLYLGTGAISSDEDVDIVDRLGYGEALYYSGAPAPALVPGYALERKATASSTVESLSSGGLEELWARLYDSRDNSRDFLLIPYDYELIKANEEKNNPPEADEEDKEETETEVIPPELIDTAEGLFVNPASLESEALTQLWHFDECFGAEHRNALAAVSDYPQELVAADLWGIGKWGCALKLDLENRGLKSDLPPDFDSNNFTIAFYYRKDIHGNFFIDWRLNNRQPETQQFSLNLNEYRSEVHGFPGPNGYFFDMAWPADDNWHQVALVVNQAAGYWGLYLDGEEKYLYENSWIIPEFTDWEIELRPNTPAVLIDELSLWLRPLSPAELKEIFDYNLPFNPYTWPDPQRAPELEHYWRFDENNEEVARDEIGGDDLAVKVSDWNMEGFIDSSLKAVGDFSWNITEMPLKDSSFAFWWRNTSYPNEGRFNLKLRGDDKDIFTLMPTIYNPSFSFNGSGGFLGEYGKDYFPKDKNWHHLAITYDSYRYRWRFFFDGELWKELPAMKLRPEAVLDQLVIDTENYPSDIDELKIWSGVLNKEAILVEYESYREYLN